ATATCAGAAGTGATCTAAGACACGTGGACTATTCCAAAAAAGATAAAACAATGCATGTTCACGGTTTTTCTTAGTTGATCTGCTTTGTGATTACGAAAACATTTTTACGAATGACCCACAAACGGTTCATTATCGAAGATATGGCAATATTTCAAAAGAAGTGTAATGAATGTCGGCCAGATTCTACTCACGCGTTCCACAAGTATTTCATATCCCCAGTCTGTCTATCATATTTGAATATCTGTACCCTGCACGTGCGTGCGCACATGTACAAACGTCAAGTATCAAAGATTATTACCATGGCAGGAAACATATTCATGAACACAGGCAAAGGCGGGTCAGCAGGGTTTTAAAAGATGATACAGTACATCAGTTTAAGTTTGTCTGTTGGCTTGCTTTTGTTGCTGTATCATATAATAAGTGAATGGTACTCAATATATAACCGAGGACATTACCTTGCTGTCAAGTTTTATATATGATTCCAGAGATCATACAAAATAGATATTACATGATTGATGTGTATGGTCTCTGTTGATTCTTATAAAAATGGATAGTGTATGCCCCTCCAACAACCCTCTTCCTTTATCCCTCCTGCGCGCACACCGTTTCCTAGatcaaacacttttaaaccCTTATAGGGCCCCTTCAAGCACCTGTCAGTTGATAGGCAAGACACTGGGACAAACAAATGTGCAACGCGTCATCACTCAGTAGTTCATGCAACCTTTGCTGAATGCAAGTCTTGAACTTTTATCAATGAAggaaaattaaaaatgaaaatttatcATTGTTTCAAGTAAACGAGGAAGTACATCACGTGGGGGTATGTGTTTACCATTTACTCCAGCGGGGACCAGTTAGTGTCCAGATGTGCAATATTTACATTATCCTCGATAGTTTTATGGTAAGTTAACATGCATTTCTTGCTACTGTTTATCGTATATacttgtgtctgtttgtattaTATAAATTGTAAAAAAGCGGCGATGAAGCCGATGATTCATGTTTCGTCTAAGATGAATTCTCGACATACAACTAGTCCATTTGAACACAATCATGGCGGCTGCTACGGCTGAAGATGAGTTGCAAGAAGTTTCCAAAGAACTTAAACAGTATACCTTCACACCAGAGCCAATTCCGAGGCTTAGTTGTACAGATCCTAAGGCTGAGAAGTTAATTGCTAACGAAGTAAGTACTGTTTCATATAAGTTAGACCAGGCAATCGCTGGGATTACGCTTGACGGGGGCCGTATgctcattgtttacattttcaacacCTGGATCACACAAGTGACTGTCAGTTAATTCTCCCGTGTTGGTAATTGTTGTGAATAAGAAATAAATTATGAGAGTAGTATCTTTTATTCCATATTTGCATTCTCATTTCTGGGGCTGTTGTTGATTTCTGCGAGGCAGGAGAGCGTTTACCATAGAGAAGATGCGTACGTGACTTAACGCGTGTAGTCAATGGCACAGTCTCCAGATGAAATTTTTGTACTTATTTGTATAAATGACATGACTCAAATGTCACTTTTCAGCCACAGCATGATAAGTGTCACGTAGACAGACTTTTTAcagaatttttaatttatttttcccctcatcatattaaatattttgtaaatatttatgtcaGAAGTGATCAGTTCCAGTAAGAATGAATTTATGCAAGTTAATGCAGGCGGATCTTACAAGATGTAAAAAATGCAGGGCACAATTTAAGGGCTAGTGTTCCTCACGTACACCCATTCAAAAGAATATATAAATCGAATGGAATTATTAACAAAGCCTAACACAACAGTTACTTGAGGACTCACCAAAATAACTGAAAGCCCCCAAATTAACTACAGTGTACAGGGCTGAACCACTTAGTGTTACCTCTCACAATCTGCAGAAGAAAGATTATGGGGGAACGGAGTGAAATCTTTCCAGTTTAAGAAATGTTAGCCTACTTTCACCAAGTGCAACCCTAAGATTAAAACCTGGTTGCACCAGACAAATTCCAGATGCACTGCTTTTTTCGCAATggataatgaaagaaatatgcttttgaattatttagatTTTTTATTCAGAAGTTTATCCTCTCAAAAATGGACTTGCACCTCATTCAAGTGAGACAGTTAACTAGGTTGCACTTGTTGATATTGGGTTGCACCTGTGCAAGTAGCTAAGCACATAGTTTAGCCTTGGGAACGTATGTGCTCTCTCATACCACTAATGTGCTTATTTAGTTTGATTATTGATGGGGTCATCTGCAAACTCACAGATGGGGTCTAACAGCACCACTTTTGTAAGTGTTGTGTACAGGTCCTgttatattttagtttaaatgcattgtgtttttaattttgtcaaattaatgttatgaaagtaaatatgtactgtatttaactgaaaatatgctacatttgaacatgtttgttttgcttaCTCTTTGTTTATTTCAAATGCATCAATGCAACATTATAAAAACTAGCGTAAACTATGTTAGCTGTAAAAAttctcatttttttttttttttatagacagtaatttatttcaaaagtttgTTGGTCAATCAAGCCTACAGTCCTGGCTATCCCCTTTTTCTGCACACATAACAAGTAGTGAATAGTCAATGTGTCAGTATTTTGATTAGatttttttgtaaacatttgtaattttaggacataaattctCTAAAAACCTCACTGAGTTGGGCtgttgttttgattatgatcagcatttcgTTGGGTATtgcatgtttatttgttttcaagttagactgcaattcatggTCAAATGGACTGTAACTAGTGTAGACTGATGCCTTCAGTGTTATTTTTATACTACCCATAAGAAATGTAGACTCACTAAactaaatgtagccacttacttaaGTAAATTGTTCTTGGCTAGATTTCTACACTGTTTAGAGGTACTGTTTactcatgaactgatgtattgtaaaacaaattcataacattgaaaagattattgtcatgagttaaaAAAATGATGGAACTATGTGAAAATTGGAGAATTCTTAACAGAATATTACACCACAACTTAGCTGTTCTAATGCATGATATGTGCACATGCATTTcaacaatttgatgcatgatccttgtgCAGTTCATCCGCGTAAAGTTTGCTGTTGGTTCCCCAAAGTTAGCAGAGAAATACATCTTTGATATAACCACCCATATATGCAtgacatatagtgagtgctttcAGTGAGTCTAAGCTTTTTATGGTTAGGATAAAATTGCCTAAAGCCAATTTCCCCTGATTTCTGAGTTATAAAAATATGAAGTTTaatgtacataaagtacatccCACCAAAGTGGGAGTCCAAGGCGCCCTTATCAATTTAGTTTACAGGTCATTGGTGTTAATTTATGGGTCCTTTAGTATTGGTATAGTGTACTGTATGTTCAAAGCCTGGATAATGTGGACAGTAGTTATGACTGATGGGTGACATAAAAGACACTGATAACTACTCTTGATGCGCTGTAGGTATACTCTTGGTATTTGTGGGTGTATCTGGATGTGATATTTCTGAGGCATGGTGGCCAAGCTGTCTGAGGCACCAGACTAGTAATCCAGCAAGCTTGAGTTGCCAGGATTGAGGCCACCTGTGCATTGGTAAATGATCAGTTGGTGGCCACATATGTATGTGCAAACACTTAGTTATGTGTACAGCAGTGTGCAGTAAACTTACACAAAgtattgtgagtgtgtgtacCTGTCTTCCCAACCGTGATTAGGTACCTCATAAACATGGGAAAGCCCCATGGTGACACACGGGAAACACGGTGTAGCTAATGGATGTAAGAGTTGTAACAAATGTTAGCATAATAATAATAGCAATAAACATTTTGAGTTTTCAGTGTCCATTAACTACACTTGTGTGTATTAGATACACATTTGCAAGTGTATGCTCAATTcatgttaaatattttattctgatTCCCAATTTTACATTTTCCTCTTTTGATAGATTTTACATTGAACtctgtttgaaatatgttcaaGTTGTTAATGGTGAAATAGCAACATTATCAAGATTACTTCAATATTCAGCTTTATTTTGTAAGTTGTCTATAAAAGCACTTTTGAATAAGTgcatttgtcatattttttaGTCACAATCAGGGGTATTGCCATGGGTGTATTGCATTGTGAATGTTGTTATGAATTAGTTGATATGTTTGGCTGAGGTTAACTTATGTTCTACCTTTGTTTATTCAGCAACCTGTCATCTTAACTGACACGAACCTGGTGAAGTCCGCGCTCCACTGGAACCTGGATTATCTGGGTTCTAACATTGGCGAGGGTACTTACACTGTGTACTCCTCAAGTAGCCACAAGTTCCTCTACTTCGATGAGAAGAAAATCAGTTATGTGCCTGGTTTTGTCCCCCCCACAAAACACATGGACCTGACCTTTGATGAGTTTGTGGGGAAAGTGAAGTCGAGTAGCTCCAGTCGTGAAAGGTACAGTTGTTGCAATATCCAGTAACTGGCTTGTGTTAGTTGACAGTTATATAGTTTGTTGCATTTTCAGTCATACTGCAGAAAGAACATACAGGAAGCAGTCGTTATGACCTTGCGAAATGTCCTAGTGTGGAAAGTGGCTAAGTCAGATGCAGTGtatagttacctcccttggatgTCCAGGCATCATGACtgtctgtgtcttgttttgtgTGGGCCACACTATGCTTTTAGGCTTCATGAGTGATTATGCATGTTATGAACCAGTTCATTTCTGTGAGATATTTACTCAGATGTTAAGATATGAGGAAACCTTCAAGGAAGGTTGTATCAGGCTAATTTAAACTGTCCCATCTCAAAGGAAGTGATGGCTTCTCCAGCCAGTGAGCTGTTTCAGCAAAataaacttacattttaggggcACAGATGCAAACTCAAACAGGATGCAAATACTTTGCATGTCTTTGATGGTACTCTCCCTTTAGGGTGTAGGTGGCACAGTCACTGGGTGTATGAGGTGTTCATTCTGAAGTAAAGGTGTTGCTATACTTTCCacttatgaatttgttttagttTGGGGAAGCTTGGTTTGAAAATTTTGCAAGACATGAAGCCAGCTAGGAAGCTGAGCCAATTCAGTTTGAGAGGGATTATGTTTCTAGTGTTCCTGGCTCCACTGCTGATTATTGCTAAGCTTGTCTGATGCATATGTGTAGTTTCAGTTTGGTAAGGGTGTATTTCTGTACACAGAAAGGTAGGTATCTGTGGTACGTATCCTGCATGACATCCTTGGAAGTGTACGAGTAGCGGTACTAAAAGCACTTAAaaatttttaacttttcatcACGATATGCAACCAGACTGCTCATGTAAGAAAATGGTCCTGAATTTTTAAAGGCCACTGTCATATAAACAAAACTTACTGAATGTGTATAGAACTTatgacaaacaaaccaacaaacatattttacgtGTTGTACCAGGTACTACTTGCAGCAAGCCTTGAATGACTCTGTGGACCAGCAGATTGTGATGGACTTCATGGGTTTCAACTGGAAGTGGATCACAGAGCAGCAGAGGAAGCACAAGTGGGGGCCGCTCACCTCCAACCTGCTGCTGATCGGCATGGATGGTGTGTACTCAGCAGGGATGAGAATTTTCCGTGAATCTGCACAATTCTGTGGATTTAATGGCACTGGTGTCTTTcatgatatatgttatattgtttCAGCAGATTCGGGGGGAACACTCACCTCCAACCTGCTGCTGATCGGCATGGATGGTGTGTACTCAGCAGGGATGAGAATTTTGCCGTGAATCTGCGGAATTCTGTGTATTTGATGGCACTGGTGTGTACTCAGCAGGGCTGAGAATTTTCCCGTGAATCTGCGAAATTCCGTGGATTTTATGGCACTGGTgtcattcatgatatatgttatattgtttCAGTAAACTAGACTGCAAAGATACCCATCCCATCCCATTTTCCTCTGTTTTCAACTCATACCCATTCTCATCCTTGACTCAGGGAGGGACCAGTACTACTTTGTCCATGGCCCCATAGTGAATAGTACATCAGAACTGTATATACTATCTAGGGATGTAATAATCCTCATTTATATTTCCATTGGCTTTAGTCTCCAATTCTACCATTAGAAAAGGCACATTGGTGTCCTTTCAGAAAATCATTTTGAATGTTGTATGACTGTCCTTTGTTCCCCAATAACATATAAAGCTTTTTGGCGAAATATTGGTCACAAGCAGTGACAGGCTTTGACTATTGGAGGATTGTAACAAATTATGTCTATTTGCATTTTACACATTTGACCTCCTGATAGTGTTTTTCTAATTGTCTCATGGTGTTTTGGGGTTGAAGTGTTCATATAGTTAAAGTGAAGCATCCGGTGTACGAATTGTGAAGCAtgaaatctctctctctctatctctctcgtgtatgctcgctcactcactcactaactcatccaCTGTTGGTTGTCATAGAACATCATTAACTTTTTCATCAGTGCCTGCAGATTCTGTTCTGTAATAGTGTACGATATTTTCAGGTGTCATCACGCCAGCTCACTATGATGAACAACAAAACTTCTTCGCACAGATCCAGGGCTACAAACGTTTCCTGTTGTTTGAACCATCCCAATTTGAATGTCTCTATCCATACCCTATATACCACCCTCATGACCGACAGAGTCAAGTGAGTCTTCTCTTAAATCTTCACTTTTACaactttcataaatattttgtatattgCTTTGTTGAGAATTTAAGCTTGGTTaattttgttggttttgttgtttttgttgaatgtcgccctcagcaatattccagtgtccAGCAAATGAGAAGTTTGATACATATATTTGTTACAGAGGAATATGTACTGCGTGTAATAACATTAGTGTGACAACAGGAGAGTAATTTGTATTAATTCTTATATGTTTAAATGtgtgaaaatagaaataaatcAATACTCTCAACTGGTAACAAGTCTACATGTGTTGATTTTGATGGTATCTCAGGTTGATTTTGACAACCCTGACTTCAAGAGATTCCCAAAGTTTAAAGATGTGAAGGGACACGAGGCAGTTGTTGGACCCGGGGATGTTCTGTACCTGCCAGTGTATTGGTAAGTACCATATTATCACTGGGGGTAAAGCAGCTTACTGACAATTATGGTAGTTAGACCCAGTAAGCACAAAAGCGCCAGGCGTCTTTAaaggtggtgaggctcgctgacttagttcaTGAATATCGTAGTATACAATTGTGTGGGTTCATGgcagtcattggattgtctggtcaagaccaGTTGGCACACAAATCGCCCTTGTGTAGCAGAGATAGATCACTGATTGTtggtgttgttttacactgcacacAGCAATGTGCATAGATCAATACTCACGCTGTCagtcatttgattgtctggtccagactcgattatttaaaggccactgccatacaggtggaatactgttgagtgcagcataaaacgaAGGTCACTCGCTCACTACTTATTCAAGTCTCAGTGTTAAGAGTGACTACCCAGAAGGCGTTTTGGATACAGCATGTGCCCAGAGAAAGCTGAAGATCCTTTGTTTTATCCCCAGCCACGTGGTACTGAAAGTTGTTGaagtatggtacttgttgttaccctgcctggtgtTCAGCGTTTACCGATTGAAATCAGTATACTATTAATTAGCCTTGGCCTTTAGAAGCAGGCAAACACACTCACAGATGTGCAGGTATGCTCCTTTACACATGCAGAAGTGGGGAATGAAACCataaaccccatttcacatcAACAGGTGTTTCAGTCACAGGCAAATAACTTTCCTTTGTTTTCACTGCAGTTGGTAATAGGCATTCAACTGTCATATGCAGTTAGTGCCCAAAACCGAAAGAAAAGTCAGTTATATCCATCAGTTTGTTTTTTACTGTGCACTGTGCCATGGTGCAAAACTCACTTGAACAGTTGAATCCTGTGGCTGCGCTCGACATAAACTCTGATACTCAAATGGTCACTTAACAGTCAGTCACagtcactgatgactgatttcTTCAGGAAATAAAGCTTtttatgataaatgtacatttatgatatatgatgaATGTTATAAACAAATGTACCATAACAGTAAGTGTTTCGTCTCTCAATGTGTGTCATGAACAATCGTATGACtgtcaaagggagataagttTTATGTAACTCAGACTTTTTAGTCAGTCCCAAGCCAGTGCACTGTATGATTTTGCAGGTGGCACCAAGTGGAATCTGTGCCTAACAGAGGTGTTACTGTGTCTGTCAACTTTTGGTACAAGGTTTGTATAAATGATAGTTACACATCTTCCTGTCAGTATGCACATTTTAAGCATCCTGCCACATCACCTTGAAATGTCTTCTCAAGGATCAACGTTGCCATTGAGATCATGGACTGCTATGAACTTTCTTTTACTGACCTCAAGAATTTACTGCAGGTCAGCGAGTGTTGTTGCATGCCATTTTTTAGGTTAGGGTCCAGACTAGAAAAGACATGGAGCTGCAGGTTTAACATTTTAGCATTTTTCATGGTTTTAACAGtgttgaaaacaatatatcTCTGAAAAAGCTGTAGCCAGTGTAATTTTTAATATGATGTTTTGTCCATGCTGATACAAATGTCAGTTTAACCCCAAATTACCATAAAACATTCATTAAACACCACTATATATAACTCTGTACATTGTTTTGTGGTGTTCAGTCTGGTCCGACAGAGAAGGTAGTGTACCCATTGAAGCCCCAGCAAAAGGTCGCCATGATGAGAAACATCGAGAAGATGATCACAGATGCCCTCAATGATGCCAACGAGGTGATTCCTGCACTATGCAGTAGCGTTATGATAGCATACAAAACATACACCGTTGTTTTAGTATACTGAAAATTGAATCAACTCAAATACACAGACATGCAAGCACAGGGACGCACAGAATGATTTTATGTATTGATACAATGTGCTTTTAGTAGAGTAGTTCTTGTCCATAATAGAGTTTCTCTAaactcatatgggtacagtaAAGCAaattaacaaagttaaaaagGATGTGTGTTTCATCTTTTCTCACTTCCTGTTCGACATGTTTAATAACTAGGAGGAATGGTTGCTCTATGCTTCAaattttgattggttggtttggttGGTTCCATTCCTCTCATACTGTATACATGAGCATTAATCAAGCACCACACACTTAGGTTTATATAAttatggaaacattacattttctTGTGTATGCTTTGAAAACCAAATTCTGCAAATTAAAATTGTAATTGTGACATATTTGACactgattaaaaaaaaaaaccctccCTGAAATTAACATAGTCAGTTTACACAAAATGGTGAATATCAGCAGTGACAGAAAGTATAGTGACTGGACTATGCCATGACCAATCTGATTGTCAGATGTTGGTTGTTGGGATTGTATGAACCACATCTGATGATCATATCAGTACTTGGTATAGCCAAGGATCACCCAGGGAGGGGTagtggagtagcccagtggttaaagcactctCTCTTCACACCAAGaaccctggttcaattccccacatgggtacagtgtgtgaagcccatttctggtgtcccctggcatgatattgctggaatattgctggaagcggtgtaaaacttatCTCACTCACTATCACCATCACCCAGATAACATCTGCTAGTCTCCTGCTCATACAGGCAGACAAGTGTTGAATTCTAAACGTCAGCATCCATTCCTGCCATTCCCTATGCATTTTCTCTGCATTCCTTCAGAATTTGAACAGGAGGATCTTCAGCTCACATTTTGTGTCCAAGATAGTCCCAAAGATGTACTATGGGATTTATATCAGGCTATCTAGTAGGCCATAGTAATGTTTGGTGATGTTAGTCTGCAAATTAGATGGTTCGAGAACAGTGAGGTCTGGTGTTGTAATCCATGAATATCAGGCTGGCAGGGGGATGATtattaaaatgtgtaacaacCGCAGTATccagtactagtcagtgtcaaGTAGCATTTAGTGTCCAAGATAGTGTCATAAGAACCAACTTTAGCTTGCATGAAACACAACCACATATCATTGATCCACTACCAAAGGGTTCTTCTATATGGATCATCTCCTAACGATAGGTCTCATTACAACTTTTGTGGCTGCAGAAATGTGCAGAAGGGACGTCTGATAGGATGATGATCCGTTAGACCAGCAGCCTTCTTCTAATGGAACTGGTGGAGAAAGTCTGACACCAGTATTCAGTCTGGTGTAACACAGTATAATCACTTATTCCtaacaaaatacatgtaataacaATATCCCATGGAGTcaggtggtgcttaattaatgctcatgtgtatgtATTGAGTCCAGACATAATGTCAAGTAGTTGCAACATACTGCTTTGTGAGAACCCTTTTAACTTTGGTCATAGTCCAATCAGGGAAGATCTAACtctgatttttttctttcaggTTCCACCGTTTTTAAGAACAATGGTGCTGGGGAGATACACATGAGATATCCAAACCACCAACCATGTATCACCTCTatttatcaccatcatcataatcacCTTCATGATGCTCTCATTTGATCACCTGTTTGTTGATCACCTGTTGACATGTTGAAACTATCTGGTACTGACCAACAATTGGCTATATTCAGCCACActgtttttggttttggtttcgGAAGAGGAGCCATAGGGACAACTGTAGAGGAAGAATTAGTTTCAATTTTATATATCCCTATCCTCTGTTTCTTGGACATATTAgaaacatgaaaagaaaacagaaCTGGCATAGTTGTTGATGTTTACTTGATAAATAATAATTTGTCAACTGCAGTCTGTAAAGACTGGTCAGTAGAAATGTGTCTTGAAGAGAACAGTATATTGCAATGCATCCTGAAATTTTATGGAATTAGCATATATTTTCCCAATCACACCAACTGGTAAAATATTCAGATGCAGactgttatttatattatttacagaaattCACTAGTTACCCCAAAACTTTTAATATAACATTCATGACCATGATCACCTGACCTGTGAAGGTATGGTTCAGTGGTCAAGTGCATTTGCTTGTTTCTTGGATGACCTGGCTTCTATTCATGTGGGTAGAAAATGTGTCATGCTGTTAAAAGTGATAATAAGGGTAGAAATACTTCAGATGCTTGTACTATGTAAGTCTAGTTTATGTCTCCATTGACATACTGCTTGAAGGGGTTGTAAGTCCAGGTAAACTGGTAATCAAACCAAGTTACATTCAAGTTTCTTGAACATCTCTTTCTTTGTCTGTTAGCTCGAAATTAATGGCAGTTAAACTGCCAACAATCGCCTTATTTTCATTAAACCAATACCCAGTTTCATGTATGGGTCTAATGACATGGTGACAGATTTGAACAAGAAAGCACATACTGACAAGGGTTCTGATAGAAGCAAACAGTTTGACACTATTTTTTCCTCccattttgaaaattatataGTGTTGGTGGAACAAAGATTTAACAGCCCTTGAATTGTCCTGCTGATATTATACCAGCAAACTTGTTCGATGAATATATCAATTTTTCACAGACAAATGTTGCATATGTTCTGAGGTCCACAGTTACTCTACCTTAGTGTTTCTCATTGCCGAATATGTCAGTTTTAGGAAAACAGTCCAGAGTTCTTATCTTTGACCTGAGTTGTAGTCCcaacatttttgttgttgttattgttattttagatatattttgttatctgAAAGGAGTTTAACACTTTGCCAATGTAGAATGTTCTTATTGCCTGAAGGTGTCAGAAATTTCTGAAATGAATTTTTCATTTTATGACAACACACAGCTCTTTTGGTATGAAATTGTTAGGCGGGATCGATGTTAATACTGGGAAACGTAGAGTTCGTACTGCATACAGTTGTGATCTGCTTAAAATCTGCTCAGAGAGGTTCTGATAGGCTGATACTCTTCATTGTATAAGTAATACCAAAGAAGCAGTAAGATATTACATTTGCTTCAGGTACTTTTCACTCTATATGATTAGTGGCATCTGTCAGCAAAGGCTGTTAGCAACATCACTGTCACATTGCTAAATGGTTATGTTCTTGACTTAAATTTCATATCAAATTGCTCTAACTCAATTTTCACTATTAGGGGTGATGAGAAGCAGATGCTTGGGATATTTCACTCTCTtattaaatatattctgaaGTCTGGTTAGTAAATTAATTAATGAGGTAAAACTTACAAGATGTATATATTTGAACGGAAGCTTGGTGCCGATTCATAGAAAGAAGGAATTGGTAGGTTCCACCAAGCCCCTCCACCCTATACACAGTCACGCACACACAAGTAATTCTTGGAAGAAACTCGTGAGTTAACAAACTATGTTAGATGTTTGATGAAATTTAGTCCTGATACATGGAATTCATGGAGTAGCTGCAGACCTCAAACATGTcaagggagctatgtttttatGATAATACTTTTTGATTTTTCGAATTGATGTGGGGTAATTTCTGTGTGATTGTTTCCACCTTGTTGGCATGTGACATACGTATTAGAAGCATCAAACAAACATGGCCGACAAGTATCTGGTATGAAGTATGAACACCTTTCTTAGGAATggatgatgaaaatattgaaagtggACCGATATCACCAGTTTCTGTTACCAAAGTCA
The nucleotide sequence above comes from Haliotis asinina isolate JCU_RB_2024 chromosome 5, JCU_Hal_asi_v2, whole genome shotgun sequence. Encoded proteins:
- the LOC137284782 gene encoding hypoxia-inducible factor 1-alpha inhibitor-like yields the protein MAAATAEDELQEVSKELKQYTFTPEPIPRLSCTDPKAEKLIANEQPVILTDTNLVKSALHWNLDYLGSNIGEGTYTVYSSSSHKFLYFDEKKISYVPGFVPPTKHMDLTFDEFVGKVKSSSSSRERYYLQQALNDSVDQQIVMDFMGFNWKWITEQQRKHKWGPLTSNLLLIGMDGVITPAHYDEQQNFFAQIQGYKRFLLFEPSQFECLYPYPIYHPHDRQSQVDFDNPDFKRFPKFKDVKGHEAVVGPGDVLYLPVYWWHQVESVPNRGVTVSVNFWYKSGPTEKVVYPLKPQQKVAMMRNIEKMITDALNDANEVPPFLRTMVLGRYT